A DNA window from Pseudomonadota bacterium contains the following coding sequences:
- a CDS encoding GTP-binding protein, producing the protein MAKKKFERTKPHVNIGTIGHIDHGKTTLTSAITRCLAQ; encoded by the coding sequence ATGGCTAAGAAAAAGTTTGAAAGGACAAAACCCCATGTCAACATAGGAACCATAGGACACATAGATCATGGAAAGACTACCCTGACATCAGCCATTACCCGCTGTCTTGCCCAG